One Gemmatimonadales bacterium genomic window carries:
- the dapA gene encoding 4-hydroxy-tetrahydrodipicolinate synthase: MTMRVGWLQGCATALVTPFTATGSVDEERICALLERQIAGGVRVLVPCGTTGEGATLTDVEQQLVIRITINVAEGRARVIAGVGSNSTAVTVDRARAAKGAGADAVLVVAPYYNKPTQPGLLAHFSAVAEAVEGLPVVMYNVPGRTASNISAATTLQLAREVPNIAGVKEASGDLAQMMAILRDRPAGFRVLSGDDAVTLPLIALGADGIISVVSNEVPDRMAQLTESALAGDWKAARALHYRLLPLMEANFIESNPGPVKAAMALMGLLEEQLRLPLVPVQEKTRARLREVLAELGLPERATHVAA; the protein is encoded by the coding sequence ATGACGATGCGCGTGGGATGGCTCCAGGGCTGCGCGACGGCGCTGGTCACTCCGTTCACCGCCACGGGGAGCGTGGACGAGGAGCGGATTTGCGCGCTGCTCGAGCGCCAGATCGCGGGCGGGGTGCGGGTCCTGGTGCCGTGCGGGACCACGGGCGAGGGCGCCACTCTGACGGACGTCGAACAGCAGCTGGTCATCCGAATCACGATCAACGTCGCTGAGGGCCGGGCGCGAGTGATCGCGGGCGTGGGGAGCAACTCCACCGCCGTCACGGTGGACCGGGCGCGGGCCGCGAAGGGCGCCGGAGCGGACGCGGTGCTGGTGGTGGCGCCATACTACAACAAGCCGACGCAGCCCGGCCTCCTCGCGCACTTCTCGGCGGTCGCCGAGGCGGTTGAGGGCCTGCCGGTCGTCATGTACAACGTGCCGGGGCGCACGGCCTCCAACATCAGCGCGGCCACGACGCTCCAGCTCGCGCGCGAGGTCCCGAACATCGCGGGCGTCAAGGAGGCGTCGGGCGATCTCGCTCAGATGATGGCGATCCTTCGCGACCGGCCGGCGGGGTTCCGCGTTCTGTCCGGCGACGATGCCGTCACGTTGCCGCTGATCGCCCTCGGCGCGGACGGGATCATCTCCGTCGTCTCGAACGAAGTCCCCGACCGGATGGCGCAGCTCACGGAGAGTGCGCTAGCGGGTGACTGGAAAGCGGCGCGGGCGCTGCATTATCGGCTGCTGCCGCTCATGGAGGCCAACTTCATCGAGTCCAATCCCGGCCCGGTCAAGGCGGCGATGGCGCTGATGGGCCTCCTGGAGGAGCAGTTGCGGCTCCCGCTCGTTCCGGTGCAGGAGAAGACGCGGGCGCGGCTACGCGAAGTCCTGGCCGAGCTCGGCCTTCCGGAACGGGCGACGCATGTCGCTGCGTGA
- a CDS encoding 2,3,4,5-tetrahydropyridine-2,6-dicarboxylate N-succinyltransferase — protein MSLRERILAASAPGRTDFTDDDRALFAEFKAALNVGAIRAATRGADGTWTANAWVKQGILLGFRMGVLVDMSVDGTLRFFDKDTYPVRATGLGDRIRIVPGGSTIRDGCFVAAGVVCMPPMFINVGAYVDEGTMIDSHALVGSCAQIGKRVHLSAAAQVGGVLEPAGALPVIIEDDVLVGGGCGVYEGTIVRQGAVLAAGTVLTGAMPVYDLVHGKVYRRGENGVLEIPAGAVVVPGSRALGGAQAEKWRLSLYAPVIMKYRDDKTDAATQLEDALR, from the coding sequence ATGTCGCTGCGTGAGCGCATCCTCGCGGCCTCCGCACCGGGTCGCACCGATTTCACCGACGACGACCGCGCCCTCTTCGCCGAGTTCAAGGCGGCGTTGAACGTCGGCGCGATCCGGGCGGCCACCCGCGGCGCCGACGGGACGTGGACCGCGAACGCCTGGGTGAAACAGGGCATCCTGCTCGGCTTCCGGATGGGCGTCCTGGTGGACATGTCGGTGGACGGCACGCTGCGCTTCTTCGACAAGGACACCTATCCGGTCCGCGCGACCGGCCTGGGCGACCGGATCCGAATAGTCCCCGGCGGCTCGACCATCCGGGACGGGTGTTTCGTGGCGGCAGGGGTGGTCTGCATGCCTCCGATGTTCATCAACGTGGGCGCGTACGTGGACGAGGGGACGATGATAGACAGCCACGCGCTGGTGGGCTCTTGCGCGCAGATCGGGAAGCGGGTCCATCTCTCCGCGGCGGCGCAGGTGGGTGGAGTGCTGGAGCCGGCGGGGGCGCTGCCGGTGATCATCGAAGACGACGTACTGGTGGGCGGCGGGTGCGGCGTCTACGAAGGCACGATCGTTCGCCAGGGGGCGGTCCTCGCGGCGGGGACGGTCCTGACTGGAGCGATGCCGGTCTACGACTTGGTGCACGGCAAGGTGTACCGGCGGGGTGAGAACGGGGTGCTGGAGATCCCGGCAGGCGCGGTAGTGGTGCCGGGTTCGCGCGCGTTGGGCGGGGCGCAGGCGGAGAAGTGGCGGCTCTCGCTCTATGCGCCGGTGATCATGAAGTACCGGGACGACAAGACGGACGCGGCGACGCAGCTCGAGGACGCGCTCCGGTAA